One window of the Paenibacillus beijingensis genome contains the following:
- a CDS encoding arsinothricin resistance N-acetyltransferase ArsN1 family A, translated as MNILIKKAKLEDAEAITEIYNQGIDERASTFETKQKIVEEITDGIKGQGERFPILTAHSEHNHLIGWASISSYSPRDVYKGVGVFSIYIRRGYRGKGIGKKLLQALTEEAERIGYWKLTSRILEFNAASRSLCISCGYREVGIYEKHSKLEGKWIDCVVVEKIIQKNIN; from the coding sequence ATGAACATCCTAATAAAAAAGGCAAAATTAGAGGATGCCGAAGCGATAACGGAGATTTATAATCAGGGCATTGACGAACGGGCGTCCACATTTGAAACGAAACAGAAGATAGTTGAAGAAATAACCGATGGGATTAAGGGCCAAGGCGAACGCTTTCCGATCCTAACGGCACATAGCGAACATAATCATCTTATCGGTTGGGCCTCAATCTCGTCGTACAGCCCGCGCGATGTCTACAAAGGAGTAGGAGTATTTTCCATTTATATACGTCGCGGCTATCGAGGAAAAGGGATTGGAAAAAAACTGCTTCAAGCATTAACGGAAGAAGCGGAGCGCATTGGGTACTGGAAGTTGACTTCACGGATATTAGAGTTCAACGCGGCCAGCCGAAGTTTATGCATCTCTTGCGGATATCGGGAAGTCGGCATTTATGAAAAACACAGCAAGCTCGAGGGAAAATGGATTGATTGCGTCGTCGTGGAGAAGATCATTCAAAAAAATATCAATTAA